Genomic DNA from Paenibacillus borealis:
ATGATCCTGTAGCGGCGAATGACGGGTTCACGATTACTTTTAAAGCTCCGATCAATGAACCCTACATTATCACCTACACAACTAAGTTCAACTATGATTGGTTGACGGTGGGGAAAGACCGGTTTATCAATCAGGCAGTGCTGGATTGGTTAGAGACTGGGGAATCTACAACACGGACCATTACGGCAACATCCACATTTGATCCAAGACCTGAAGTGAAGAATAACGGACTCAAGAATGGATCTTATGATGCCTTCAACAAAAAGATTACCTGGAATATCGGGGCCAACTACAACATGAAAACACTGACCAATGCCAAATTGGTGGATACGATTACCAGTGGTCAAGTTGTGGATCTGGATTCCGTTAAGGTATTCAAATGGATCTACGGCACCAATGGAAACCCTTCGGTGGATGTAAACGTCGATGAAGAAGATTACAAGGTAACTCTAACCGGCGATAAGCTGGAGGTAAGCTTTAACAAAACAATCAATTATGCCTTTTACGTTACCTTTAAGACTACTTTCAAAGATCAGGTCATTGATCTGAAGGATGTCGATAACACTGCAGTGCTGTATGACGGCACAACCAAGGAATCCGCAGACCTTAAAGCTTCTGTCAACATTCCTAATGGAGGCGAATATATCGCCAAGACAGGTGCACAAAACAACAATAAGATTGACTGGACGGTTTATATCAACCGTAATCAATCCGTTGTGAGGGATGCAATAGTAACAGATATTCCTAGTGAGAATCAAATTCTGCTCACCAACACCTATCATCTCTTTAAGACAAATGTTGGAAGCGACGGGAAGATCACCTCTTCCGGAGTGGAACTGATTCGCGGCACAGATTATACGCTGACCTTCAAGAAGGACAATGAAGGCAAAGAAAGCTTCGAACTGAAGTTTACCAAAGAAATCTCGGAAGCTTATATTCTTCAATACCAATCTGTGATCACTGCACAAAATAATGAAACAGTCAGCAACGAAGTGAATCTCGCAGGCAAGAATGTCAAAGAGGTTACCAAAGAAAGTAATTCTGAAGTCACGGTCAAGCTCTCCAGCGGATCAGGCACAGGCAGCGGTGTGAGAGGCACACTCAGCATTGAAAAGATTGATGCGAATAATCAGAACAAGACGCTCGAAGGAGCTGCCTTTGACTTATTCCGCGTCATTGGCAATGAGCAGATTTGGATTAATGAGGGAGTAACAGATGATTCAGGTAAGCTTGAATTCACAAAACTGCTCGGTGGCGATTATGCAGTAGTTGAAAAAATTGCACCTGCAGGTTATCTGTTAGATACGACACCTCATGCAGTTAAAATTAATTCAACTACGGGTATTGATCTGAAAATTAAAAACATAACATCAGCGACGCCAACACCATCGCCAACGGCCACACCGACGCCGACTGTTGTGCCGACACCATCGCCGACTGTAGCGCCGACGCCATCACCGACAGCAACACCAGCACCAACAGCAACACCGACACCATCGCCGACAGCAACACCAACAGTAGCGCCAACACCATCGCCGACAGCAACACCAACAGTGGCACCGACACCATCGCCGACAGCAACGCCATCACCAACAGCAACGCCAACTGTTGCGCCTACACCAGTACCAACAGTGAAACCAACGGCAACTCCAACTGTTGCACCAACACCAGTACCAACGGCGACGCCGACTGTTGCGCCAACACAAGCACCAACGGCCACACCGACTGTTGCACCAACGGCGACACCAGCTCCAACAGAACCAGCGACGCCAACAGCAACACCATATGTACCATATGTACCTTCAACACCGTCATCGACACCAACAACTCCTTCAATACCAGGAGTCATAGTCACACCGGGTCCGACAGTAGTTCCAACGGTGACACCATCAGTTTCACCATCGGCTTCACCAGAAACTACAAGTGCACCTACAAACGCACCGACAGCGACACCTGTAATTAGCAGTCCGCCTAGTCCTCAGCCTACAGCTGTCAACACAATAGAGGATATTCCGGTCGAGGGTGAAATCCCGCTTGGGGGGATTCCTAGCCTTGGTGAAGAGCCTGAACATGGAACCGTCGTGATTACACCAGACGGGAAATGGAAGTACACACCTGATCCTGGCTATACCGGAAAAGACAAGTTCACTATTATCGTTAGCAATAATGGAGAGGACCAGGAAATCGAAATCGAAGTAGTGGTAGATGAAGTGCCTAAAGGAACAATTGATGAACCTTCACAGAATCAAAGCGGTCTGCCAGGTAAGCTGCCTCAGACCGGTGAAGAAAGTCCGATAGGCATGTACCTAGCCGGCATTGGTCTGATCATCCTTGGGTTCGTACTCTCGAAGAGATTTAAGACACGCAAGTAGAAACGGTTTTGCCGTCACTTATAAAGACAGTACCGTTTCAGCGAGAAATAGAAGGAAAAATTATCGTCGTGTGAAAGAATCGGCAAAATCGCCCTGTTAGCTTAGGCTGGCAGGGTATTTTTTTGTCTTTAGAAAAGGTGTGAAGTCTTAGCCCGAATTCAACAGGATCAAGGATGCTTAACTTTGCCTGTAACCCTTCATCAGTGTAAAAGAAAAAAAATCTAGCCGATACTTCATTAAATTAACGAGCAGGATAATTCCGTTCAATGGTAAGATAAACTTAATAATTAATTCGAGAATGGAGGGATCATGTGGAGCTTAACCTTGAGAAAGAGCTAAAGAAAATTTGTATAGAACTTTCTGTGAAGTTAAGAGGGAATGGCGGCGGGAATGGGAATGCGTTAATTGATCACGACTTGATTCAACAACTTCATACCACATTGGATGCCTACAAAGAAACGATCCATAAAGAAGAAATGGTTTCTAAAGAATTAGTATGGTCTCTTTTATATACCTGCAGCAGGTTCTATATCCAAAGTAATTATTCTAGAAACGCTGTAGATCTCATGAAAGAATATGATGAACTAAATAATAAGTTACTTTATGTTTTCGGCAATTAGACGCCTGACCATAAACAGTTTGTTTAGGTCAGGCTCTTATTATTCCACCTGCATTCGGATAATATGGGAATCCTGATTCATAACCGCAAGCAGTGTCTCCAAGTGAGCTTTGCGTTGAAATTTCACCGTCATAACTATAGTGGTAAGCTCAGCTTCGCGTTCCGCTTCGAAAGCCAGCACAGATATATCATGTCTCTGCAACAGATTCAGCATTTGTTCCGTTGTCTGCTCATAATAATCTGTTACAAGGGTGACCCGCTCGGTCTGTGGTGAACTTAGCCAGCTGATATGCCCATGCAGAATGATCTGTCCCACAAAAATGATCAAGGCCACTCCTATACCGATGAGATACATACCGGCACCAACTGCCATCCCAATTCCTGCTGTAGTCCAAATTCCTGCGGCTGTAGTTAATCCTTTGACCGTATTGTTCTGCATGAAGATCATTCCAGCTCCCAGGAAACCTACACCGCTAACGATACCCGCAGCAATTCTCGATGGATCAACGGACAGATTCTCCCAGCCGATCTGATCCTGAAATCCGTATTTCGAGACGATAATCATTAGCGCCGCACCCACAGCTACAACAAAATGTGTACGTACTCCGGCTTCCTTCATGCGGTTCTTCCGCTCGAATCCGATGAAGATCCCACATAAACCCGCTAATACTACCCGGCCCAGCAATTCAAATTCCATCCAGTTCCCCTCCCGTACGACCCTTTGAATCTTTAGAGTTGGCATAAACAACTTCACTGCCGATATCGCTGTACAACTAAGTATGAATTTACCTCAAGGTGCATCTCCAACAAAAAAGGCTCGCCCTATTGGCGAACCTTGGCAGCAGATCGAACCTGCTTTAATTTAGCTATTGCATCACTAACCATTTTGTCACGCTCGGGATTGGCGCCAGGCATCGATTGCTCAACGTAGTGACCACTTGCAAATCGACGAGCAGCATCATCAAGACTCATTTTCTTCTTCATGACAATCACCTCTTAGCATAAGTATAGCATAACCAGGCGTTCTGCGACAGATTCATCGATAAGCATGAAGGTAGAAGTGATCCTCTTTGCTCCAATGACATTAATGTAATATTGAATAAGTGGTGCTTTCATCTTTGACTGGAAAGCAACTGCACCTTCAAAGCCAACCTCCATACTACATTTGCATGCAAACACCATCAGGTGCTCACCAATTAAATCGAACTCTTTACGCTTTCTAGGGACACTTTCAATAAGATGTACCCACACATGATCCTCTCTATGCTCAAGGGCTATCGCTCCTTGAATTACATCATCACCATGTATAACCATCTTATACACTGCGATGCCATGCTGCCCGAAATATACTGACCAGTCGAAGTTTTCTTCCCAATCATACATCTGATCCACGATATCATGAGGTTGCAAATAATGAAATGAAATAGGATATGTCTCTCCGCTCTGGATATGTATTAACACGAGACCACCTCCCATTGATTAAAGGGATTGAAAATATAGGTAAATTATGTATTTATACATCTATATGCGTGGGATGGAGCATCGACAGTAGCAATAGACCAAGTCGAGCACAGCGCCAAAATAGGCGCAGTGAACTACACATCACCTAAGAGGTAGGTGCTTCTAGTCAACGGAGCTAACACTCCCAGTTTGTCCAAGTTTACTGGTTAGCTCCTAACCCATGGTGCCATTTACATAGTCAGTTTTAGAAGATTGGCAGCCGCATTCCAATCTCTCTCATTCGGGTAGACGTTCTCTTTTCTAAACATCCACAAAATTATTATAGCACATGCGTTCTTATGAATAACATTATTATTCCATATGAAGAGAAAGCCGTTAGTCATTTATACCGTCACTTTAGAAGTAAGGGAAATGTTGACTATCCAATGTTAAAATTTGAACGGTAAATCATGATACGGTAATATCTAGTGTAGATAATAATAGAGTGGGCATGAACAATTTCATTGCCGATATCGCTGTGTAAAGGAGCATGTAATAGACATGGAGTATACGCTGGAAGCAATTCTTGAAGAAATGAAAATGGAAATAGACAAGTGGCTCATCTTTATCAGTGATAAAGAAGCAGAGAAAATTGTAAAACGGACCACGCTGCAGGCAGGCATTCACGGGTATGCTCTCCTCGAATATGCGGATGGCAGGGTGGATGTGACAGATAATTTACTTGGTTTAACAGAGCCGGGTAAAAGGAAGCAGAATACCCCTGAGCAGCTGACAGAGGTGCAAGTGCGGGAGCAGATTATCCCTGAGCTCGCTTCGTATATGCTGGACAAATTAAAAGCATTACCGCCGGCAGTATTGGATTACCGCTTCAGGTTTGACGGGAAATTCCAGGTGAGCAGCGGTGTTGTTAATGTGCGTATTCTTGAATATGCAGATGAGGCGAAGAGGCAACAGCTTCTGGAACGTATCAGCTTCTATATCTCTAACAAGCTTGAAGCCGGCAAATATCCGACCAAGCCGCTGGAAACCTTTTTCCTGGCCCGGCAACTCCTGGATGAAGGACTGTATCCCGTCTTGGATTTCGGCAGAATCATCGCTGTGTATGAGAAGATCCTGGAGCTGAATAAAGGGAACAAGCATCTGGCTGAGCACCGCAATACTATCACCATAGCACTCAGGAACTGGGTAGAAGATCATTGGCTGCCGCGTTATTTCGAGAACACAGGAACCCAGTGGCAGACGGGATTTACGAAGAAGATAGATGCTGTACTTGAAAATGCCGGGCAAGAAACGGTTGAGCTCGTGATCTTTGCTGCAGTTTGCATCCTCAAATATGAGCCTTCCTACAGCAGAAGTGCGGGGCTTGCCTTCCTGCAATGTGCGCTCGAACTCGGCAGTGTCCAGGCTGCACGGCTAATTAATCATGGCAGCGGTGCCTTTGCAGAAGAGGTTATGAGATTATGCAATGATCAGGTGGAATGTAGCGCTAATGATGTATTTGCCGAGGTACGCATCCGTATTCATCAGGAGTCAGAGGAGAGTTATGCGTTTGCGCTCCGCTTCCTGACGAATCTGTTGAAATTGGGCTTTCCGAAAAGCTACCAGATTAAGTTTAACTCCACAGTTAAGCACTGGCTGCCGCTCAAAGGACTGGGCAAGACGGGCACGCACCGTTTTTTTGCCAACGCGCTTGATTACCCGGGAGTACACCCGTTGCTTGAAGAATACGCCAAGGCGGCGATGGAAACCTTCGAATGGTATACGGATGCGGAAGGGGAGAAGTGCTGCATGCCGGGCAGTTATGCGGTCTTTGGACTGGGTCTCACAGATCAGGCATATTTCCCGCTGGTCGTTCAATATATGGAGAAGGTAGATGTTGAACATCAGTCTGTCCAGAATAGATTCACAGCTGCGTTAATCGAACAATACGGCATTTACAGAGAGATGCTTCCCGTGATGTTGACGTGTATGCTGTACTGTACAGATTCATTGAAGCTCAAGATGAAGGGTGAACTGGAGGATACCAGGCTGCTGAGAGTGCTGCTCGATCAGGTACGCGGCCTGCATTACTACCAGGTGGAACATCTCGTCTACCTGATCTGGGGCGGGAAGAACAAGCTGCAGAAGCTTGCTGACAAAGCTGAGGGAGAGCAGAAGCAATACCTTGCCGGGCTGATCCAAGCGGCCAATCGGAGCTGATACCACCACTGAAAGCTAATATTAATTTAAAAAATAATCATTGCAAAATAGTAATAAACCATCTATTGTGGATAAAGAAGCTCTTTGATATCTGTTTTATCGAATCAAATAAGAAGTCGCTGGCTTCTTGCTGTCTAATTATAGACATTTAGAATCTATGAAGGAGGTTATTCATTATGGAAAAACAATATGCTGATGTAGTAATTATCGGTGGCGGACCGGCTGGTCTGAATGCCGCTTTAGTGCTGGCAAGGGCAAAGAAAAGGGTAGTGGTAATCGATGAGGGGCGTCCGCGTAATGCTGTAACTGGTGCGGTTCACGGGTTTATTACCCGCGATGGGATCCCACCGGGGGAGTTCCGGCGAATTGCACAAGAAGAGATCCTGGCTTATCCTTCGGCATCATTCGTAGCGGATACAGTGATATCGATCGCAGGAACCAACGGTCAGTTTGAATTGAGCACGATGGAAGGACAAATGATATCAAGCCAAAAAATATTATTTGCCATCGGCATGAAGGATCAGCCGCTTTCCATTTCGGGACTTAAGGAGGTATACGGAAAAAGCGCCTTCGTCTGCCCGTATTGTGACGGCTGGGAATTAAGGGACCAGCCGCTCGTCGTCATATCGAAGGGGACTGTCCTAATGCATTTCGCTCCGGTTATCTCGGGATGGACAAGCCAGCTTACGGTTTGTACGAATGGTCCAGATGAACTGACGGAGGCCCAGCGCCAGGAGTTCCAGCACAATCATATTCCCTTGTTCAACTCACCGATCCGGCATATCGACTCGAAGGATGGAATCGTTCAACAAGTTGTACTGGAAGACGGAACGGTGATTCCAGCCAGGGGAATCTTTTTTAAACCCGAGCTGGTGATGGGCTCTGACCTTCCACGCACCATCGGATGCGAATTTACAGAAACAGGAGTACTCGCCGTTAATGAATCCGGACAAACAAATATCCCAGGCATTTATAGCGCCGGGGATGCAGCATCTATGATGCATCAGGCAATCGCTTCGGCTTCGGCGGGCTCATTTGTGGCCGCTGTCATGAATAATGAGCTGAATACAGAAGCTTGGCGGAGAAACATTAATAAGTGAAGGGAATAAGATAATATCATCGTTGTATTAGAAGCATAAATGAGCAGGCTGCGGATCGTGAAATCTACTGATTCAGGTATATGATTAACAAGAGTTGAATATACTTTAGTATAGAACCATCTAATAGGGGATGCTTGCTGCTAAGACATAGACTGTTTACTCAGAATCTGAGTTGCAGTCTTTGTTTTGTTTATAAACCTAACTCATGGAGGATTTAGCATCCAATCCGTGCAACCACTGTACCATATCAGGGGAGGCACTGCGCTGAGCAGCGTCCAAGGGAGTGAGGCCGTCCCACACAGAAATCCAGTTTATATCCGCCTTCCGGCCGAGCAGGTATTCGGCAGCTTCTCGTTGTCCGCCGTGGCAGGCGCACCAGAAAGCGACGTTCACCTCGTCCGGAGGCGATGAGTGTCCCGCTCCCCAAGGGTATTGCTGCGAGAGCGGGTCTCCGGCGAAGTGAGCTTCCATAGCATCTACCAGACCCAACGCGGCTGCATGCCAAAGAGCAGCTTTGGCTCCACGTTCAATCAATCTATGGGCTGCCCGCCATTGCGCAAATGCCACTGCGTCATCCAGCGGCGTTCCGCCGGCTATGACGGCGCCGGATGCCTCGATGTCAGCACCGGAATCGAGAAGGATATCAAGCACTTCGACGTCGTCGCAGCTTGCAGCCCAATGAAGCGGGGTCTCGCTGTGCGGTCCAGTGAACCGGGCATTCACCCCGGCACCGGCTTCTATCAACAGTGCAGCTGTCGCTGAATTGTTAGGGAAATGTCCGGGCCAATCGGTTGCAATATGCAGCATTGAACGCAATTCCCCGTTACTTACAATTCTTGATGTGGCCAGCCCGGCGTTCTCTTCAAGCAGCTGCCTTAAGGCTGGGATATCGCCGGTATGAACCGCTGTAATTACCGAAATACCCAGCGGATGGTCCTCTGGAATATAAGCTATGTTCTTCTCATCACTCATAATTAGAATGCCTCCCGTCTATGGTCTACCACATTGGGTTCCTTAAATAATCATACTTCATATGTATATCCAACTTCAAAAGGTACTTGTTTTTCCTGTTCCGATGTTTTATATTGACATAACAGCAGGTCAAAAATAAAAGAGGTGGACGGACTAGATGACTCCACGCACGAAGGAACAAAATGAGGATATCCGGCTGCGCCGGCTGGCGCAAATCCGCAAAGCCGCAGCCGATGTTTTTTTGGATAAAGGGCCATTACTGGAAATCCGCGATGTGGCCGCGCAAGCGGGACTCGGCTATGGTACGGTATATCATTATTACAGCAATAAGGGAGATTTGCTCAACGATCTGCTATGGGATGCGTTGGACCGGGCCGGGGGATGGATGGGTGGCGCAGAGCTTAGCCCCGACACCGCCAGCGTCCGGCTGCTGGAGCTTTGGGCAGAGGATCACGCTGTATACCTGCTGTATAAGCAGGCCGGGGAAGGCTTTGCTTCGCTGCCCGAAGCGCGTTCATCTCCGCTCTCGGCCGCGTTTCTCCAGGAGGTGCTTACGCCGTTTGCCGCTCTGCTGGCGGACGGTGATTCCACTTCCGGAGGAAACGAAGCGGAATCACCGTATCGGCTGCAGCGTGCGGAAATGCTGCTGGCCGCCTTGGCCGGCTGCGCCTCGCTTTCGCTTCGCCGCGGTAAGCTGCACGAAGAGGCCGGGGATATCACCCGGCTTCTGAAATTCCAGAATGAATGAATAAGGAGCGAATAAACCAAAGATGATTATTCTCAAATCAACCAGGGAAATCGAAGAGATGAAGACGGCTGGGCAAATCGTTGCCGATTGCTACCGTGAAGTGGCCAAACTGATCGAGCCTGGGATTACCACCCGGGAGATCAATGACTTTGTTGCAGGACACATAAACAAGCTGGGCGGCAAGCAGTTTACGAAAGGTTATAACGGGTTCCCCGCAGAAACCTGTATTTCAATCAACGATGTGGTGGCTCACGGCATTCCTTCGAACCGGGTGGTTATCGACGGGGACTTGCTGAAGCTCGACATCGTTGCGGAATACGGCGGATGGTTCGGCGATTCATGCATGAGCTATGCGGTGGGCAGCATCCGGCCGGAGGTGCAGCAATTAATGAAGGTGACGAAAGAATGCCTGGATCTGGGGATCGCCCGGGCGGTTCCCGGAGGCCGGCTTGGCGATATCACATCGGCCATTCAGCAGCACGCGGAAGCGCACGGGTATTCGGTCGTACGTGATCTGCTGGCGCACGGGATCGGGCGGAGCCTGCACGAGGAGCCTAGCTATGAGCATATCGGTGTGGCCGGCAAAGGCATCCGGTTAAAGGAAGGCATGGTGTTCACAATTGAACCCATGATCAATGAAGGTACGTATCGTATCACGATCGATGATGATGAGTGGACGGCAAGAACAGCCGATGGCAAGCTGTCGGCGCAGTATGAGCACACGATCGCAATCACGGCAGACGGACCGTTGATTCTAACTGCCCAATAAGCTTAAGAATAATTGCTGCAATAATGTACTATCTGCCATCAGCTTTTAAGCTGTAATATTACCGGTATATATTCTGCCTAAGAAACTACAGGAGGGTGTTACTATTTCAAAATACGTCGAAATCGGTTACCCGATTTATGCAGGAATGCCGGTTTTCCCAGGGTTGCCAGAAGTGAAATTAGATCCTCGTGAGCGCTTGAGTAAAGGAGATGAATGGAACGGAAGTGTATTAACCATTTATCTTCATGCAGGTACCCATGTGGATGCACCATGGCATCATTTGAATAACGGTAAGGGCATAGATGCTGTTCCAATTGAAGACTTCATCTACAGAAGCCCGCTATTGATTGACTGCCCGCTAGGACCTGACGGTTTCATTACAATCGCTATGCTTGAGGCGTACGAAAAGCTTCATGAAGCAGATATTCTAATCTTCAATACGGGCTATTGGAAATACAGGGATACGGATTTCGAAAGATACGCCAACCATTTCCCGGCCGTCTCTCCCGAAGCTGCTGAATACATCCGGACGAAGCTGCCAAACTGCAAAGCCGTAGCTATTGATACCTTAAGCATTGAAAATATGGCGGAAGCCAAAAGAACCGGCTTTTTTGTCCATCATGCCTTTTTAGACCATGAGAAGTATGAAGAGCCGACGATGCTCATTTACGAAGACATAAATCCAGCGCCGTTAATTGATAAAAAACTCATCTCCGCCTTCGCAGCCCCCCTTCGTATTAAAGACCATGATGCTTCTATTATTAATATCATTGTTGAAGTGGAAGCTTAAGAGCGATTATGAAAAACTCGTGAAGCTTACTGCTAAAATAAAGACTGTATACTCTTAAATGAGTTGCAGTCTTTGTTTGAATTATTTATGCGGATTGACCGGTTTGAGGTGAAGGGGAGGACTGAGGAGCTTGGATGTCGAGGCTGCGCAGATGATGATTGGTCAGCCCGATGATCAGACAGACGGCAAACAAGGCGGCGGCAAGACCGAAGCATACCTCCACACCGATGCTGTCGGCCAGAATACCTACTCCGCCATAGGTTAACGGGATGGAGATATTAAAGGCCATGGAGCTGATGCTGTTGACGCGTCCCCGAAGCGCAGACGGGACAAGCAGCTGGAATAAGGTGCTCATCGGGATCACAGTGACTGTCACACCAAAGCCTAAGATCAGGTTGCCGAAGCAAGCGGACCAGAGTGCAGGAGATAATGCGATAACACACATGCCAAGGCCTTGAACACCCAGTCCACAGGAAAACCAGATACCAATTCTCCGGGGGGATCTGCTGCCGACGAACAGTCCGCCCAGAAGCAGTCCGGCAGCTATAGCGGCATTGAAAATACCGAGCTCGCTGGAACCGCCTTGCAGCAGCTCCCCAATCAGCATGGGGGGAAGCACATTGCTGGGCCCTAAGGCAATATTGCTGAGCGTACCGAGGAGGATGAGCAGGAGCATAGCCGTTTGTCCCCGCAGCCATCCCCAGCCCTCCCGGATCTCCTCGAAGATGGACAAGCCGGTGGCGGCGCGGGAATCCTTCGGGGCCTTGCCGCGCCTCTTAATCTGCTGAATCAGGGCGAGTGAGGCGATAAACGTTACCGCATCCACAATCACGGCCCCTGAATTTCCTATGGAGGCTACCAATATCCCCCCAGCAACCGTGCCGAGAATACGGGTGATTTGCAGGGAAACGGACAGCAGTGAATTGGCTGAGATGAGGTAGGTTTTATCCCTGATGAGCTCCGGCAGGAAGGAGCTCTGCGAAGTTGCAAACAGATTGCCCATAATCGATAGGCCGATTGTGATCAGATAGATATGCAGCAGCTGAAGCTGCCCGGTTAACATCAATACAGCAAGGGCTCCGGTGAGCAGAGCTTGAGCGGCGTCGGAGATTTGCATCAGAATCTTTTTGTTCAAGCGGTCTACCCAGGCACCAATGAATA
This window encodes:
- a CDS encoding collagen binding domain-containing protein; the protein is MKMKKISIWLVLILLVTQWTTSFGSFTERAHAEPSNITENLITSVSLAVYTDEHYSETVTGNVYQLDSYSELNYTWSLSDGHGYEAGSTFEFNIPDQFELYNDLDGDLQFGGDTVGTYHVNKNNNHVVFTFNEFIEQYDQVGGTFTVRSLLSSKKIKGSTTQLVAFPINGGTQVIELHFKPNVSSTVEKKGTPLPQFYNPTQIGWTVDVNKTLESVGNAAVTDAIPAGLSLDTGTIVVRELEVKLDGTVTPGAIVPGSSYDASGSTPAKLDLKFNQSPITKAYRVEFTTDITASGEDATSYENTAVFTGDNGLSKESKATVTVGRGKPLNKVTTSYDPATQIIGWAIDFNYNEKFIPANDAVLKDTIDLQQELIPDSLKVYPVTIAADGKGVKDAQPLPDNKYTVTDSVADGKYHFEIKFKDDIDSAYRIEYKTKAPDRVFKNGKVTNEVIFGEHTSTATRDISQQILTKSNSNTDYLNKTVNWTITINKDSKTMNNLIVTDTFVNAGLKLVPGSLLIKPSGGGTAVDHEVVNTEHDPVAANDGFTITFKAPINEPYIITYTTKFNYDWLTVGKDRFINQAVLDWLETGESTTRTITATSTFDPRPEVKNNGLKNGSYDAFNKKITWNIGANYNMKTLTNAKLVDTITSGQVVDLDSVKVFKWIYGTNGNPSVDVNVDEEDYKVTLTGDKLEVSFNKTINYAFYVTFKTTFKDQVIDLKDVDNTAVLYDGTTKESADLKASVNIPNGGEYIAKTGAQNNNKIDWTVYINRNQSVVRDAIVTDIPSENQILLTNTYHLFKTNVGSDGKITSSGVELIRGTDYTLTFKKDNEGKESFELKFTKEISEAYILQYQSVITAQNNETVSNEVNLAGKNVKEVTKESNSEVTVKLSSGSGTGSGVRGTLSIEKIDANNQNKTLEGAAFDLFRVIGNEQIWINEGVTDDSGKLEFTKLLGGDYAVVEKIAPAGYLLDTTPHAVKINSTTGIDLKIKNITSATPTPSPTATPTPTVVPTPSPTVAPTPSPTATPAPTATPTPSPTATPTVAPTPSPTATPTVAPTPSPTATPSPTATPTVAPTPVPTVKPTATPTVAPTPVPTATPTVAPTQAPTATPTVAPTATPAPTEPATPTATPYVPYVPSTPSSTPTTPSIPGVIVTPGPTVVPTVTPSVSPSASPETTSAPTNAPTATPVISSPPSPQPTAVNTIEDIPVEGEIPLGGIPSLGEEPEHGTVVITPDGKWKYTPDPGYTGKDKFTIIVSNNGEDQEIEIEVVVDEVPKGTIDEPSQNQSGLPGKLPQTGEESPIGMYLAGIGLIILGFVLSKRFKTRK
- a CDS encoding MgtC/SapB family protein, giving the protein MEFELLGRVVLAGLCGIFIGFERKNRMKEAGVRTHFVVAVGAALMIIVSKYGFQDQIGWENLSVDPSRIAAGIVSGVGFLGAGMIFMQNNTVKGLTTAAGIWTTAGIGMAVGAGMYLIGIGVALIIFVGQIILHGHISWLSSPQTERVTLVTDYYEQTTEQMLNLLQRHDISVLAFEAEREAELTTIVMTVKFQRKAHLETLLAVMNQDSHIIRMQVE
- a CDS encoding DUF6138 family protein, whose protein sequence is MEYTLEAILEEMKMEIDKWLIFISDKEAEKIVKRTTLQAGIHGYALLEYADGRVDVTDNLLGLTEPGKRKQNTPEQLTEVQVREQIIPELASYMLDKLKALPPAVLDYRFRFDGKFQVSSGVVNVRILEYADEAKRQQLLERISFYISNKLEAGKYPTKPLETFFLARQLLDEGLYPVLDFGRIIAVYEKILELNKGNKHLAEHRNTITIALRNWVEDHWLPRYFENTGTQWQTGFTKKIDAVLENAGQETVELVIFAAVCILKYEPSYSRSAGLAFLQCALELGSVQAARLINHGSGAFAEEVMRLCNDQVECSANDVFAEVRIRIHQESEESYAFALRFLTNLLKLGFPKSYQIKFNSTVKHWLPLKGLGKTGTHRFFANALDYPGVHPLLEEYAKAAMETFEWYTDAEGEKCCMPGSYAVFGLGLTDQAYFPLVVQYMEKVDVEHQSVQNRFTAALIEQYGIYREMLPVMLTCMLYCTDSLKLKMKGELEDTRLLRVLLDQVRGLHYYQVEHLVYLIWGGKNKLQKLADKAEGEQKQYLAGLIQAANRS
- a CDS encoding NAD(P)/FAD-dependent oxidoreductase → MEKQYADVVIIGGGPAGLNAALVLARAKKRVVVIDEGRPRNAVTGAVHGFITRDGIPPGEFRRIAQEEILAYPSASFVADTVISIAGTNGQFELSTMEGQMISSQKILFAIGMKDQPLSISGLKEVYGKSAFVCPYCDGWELRDQPLVVISKGTVLMHFAPVISGWTSQLTVCTNGPDELTEAQRQEFQHNHIPLFNSPIRHIDSKDGIVQQVVLEDGTVIPARGIFFKPELVMGSDLPRTIGCEFTETGVLAVNESGQTNIPGIYSAGDAASMMHQAIASASAGSFVAAVMNNELNTEAWRRNINK
- a CDS encoding ankyrin repeat domain-containing protein, which gives rise to MSDEKNIAYIPEDHPLGISVITAVHTGDIPALRQLLEENAGLATSRIVSNGELRSMLHIATDWPGHFPNNSATAALLIEAGAGVNARFTGPHSETPLHWAASCDDVEVLDILLDSGADIEASGAVIAGGTPLDDAVAFAQWRAAHRLIERGAKAALWHAAALGLVDAMEAHFAGDPLSQQYPWGAGHSSPPDEVNVAFWCACHGGQREAAEYLLGRKADINWISVWDGLTPLDAAQRSASPDMVQWLHGLDAKSSMS
- a CDS encoding TetR/AcrR family transcriptional regulator, with product MTPRTKEQNEDIRLRRLAQIRKAAADVFLDKGPLLEIRDVAAQAGLGYGTVYHYYSNKGDLLNDLLWDALDRAGGWMGGAELSPDTASVRLLELWAEDHAVYLLYKQAGEGFASLPEARSSPLSAAFLQEVLTPFAALLADGDSTSGGNEAESPYRLQRAEMLLAALAGCASLSLRRGKLHEEAGDITRLLKFQNE
- the map gene encoding type I methionyl aminopeptidase, giving the protein MIILKSTREIEEMKTAGQIVADCYREVAKLIEPGITTREINDFVAGHINKLGGKQFTKGYNGFPAETCISINDVVAHGIPSNRVVIDGDLLKLDIVAEYGGWFGDSCMSYAVGSIRPEVQQLMKVTKECLDLGIARAVPGGRLGDITSAIQQHAEAHGYSVVRDLLAHGIGRSLHEEPSYEHIGVAGKGIRLKEGMVFTIEPMINEGTYRITIDDDEWTARTADGKLSAQYEHTIAITADGPLILTAQ
- a CDS encoding cyclase family protein — translated: MGYPIYAGMPVFPGLPEVKLDPRERLSKGDEWNGSVLTIYLHAGTHVDAPWHHLNNGKGIDAVPIEDFIYRSPLLIDCPLGPDGFITIAMLEAYEKLHEADILIFNTGYWKYRDTDFERYANHFPAVSPEAAEYIRTKLPNCKAVAIDTLSIENMAEAKRTGFFVHHAFLDHEKYEEPTMLIYEDINPAPLIDKKLISAFAAPLRIKDHDASIINIIVEVEA